Proteins from a single region of Takifugu rubripes chromosome 4, fTakRub1.2, whole genome shotgun sequence:
- the tacc2 gene encoding uncharacterized protein tacc2 isoform X8, producing MQFCRRVLCQPCSARVTSPEEDMEYKMGSCMGISHRQAEVPAESLTCRTDSPSSQKNLPLPPVLSDIPVLTGVEENIEAGEQDDTEELEFPHDLLPSLDFSSELNIWESSLGRAEISSEEEKHEQVNPLLAGLQHHMEVCQPLVVLDTRPYDCNPVHTDTEPSPWPNIASPHPVTQPLSLPPSKELDRELQEAFQECEEQMASLGILGVTETLATTPEDVEGLWGKTGEDPVNRTESSSLARGEVQPAQSSEGHGNAGTHGRSYPANSQKDTDGFSFRNYILGISSKVKVSETESEIKTTQSADDCLTEIKQERKTEFDTQVKMPHLSELERKHLWNETQTETVALNEKDRHGDYNVAIKENTTPVCTKETLLGIVEATESKKDGLDETRSAVKDGDSVLATQEGSNLQIKETGTLSQMHSEEQTEVNTCSELEKKPKKGKKKSRKKKKTVRAKEDLRPVSPPSVITHSASVTNVQLLTQKVLPNVTCAQQPDNVVNYRQQLSPGEKPSPSPPLSSPSSGADHLTYLTHSPASRQAPLQGPPQSDDHNHTSCSVNHCTEENTQDDRNGNAGVINSQNIPPTCLQTTAVCPSASSDQGSDAEMQDAVVTNRAVRPPQKDHRPPLDSQACVGEDGVKSALEEAVVAVAALPLTTPTMRVLIESKGESVRRDSLKGVATVAFTEGEKAGGEESLKGKDNCVSDGVGTEKGRLLDGPQLSIIPSQETCSLAFSATGQHTPKESCSSKMPHNVVEAETKGQRNICNTDIEISSPEGQAGGKEALFLEAVSSTTPCGLLTGPDCLDHSVVSLEAAEEGGEGDMKHKGGLASEHIIFSQPEGSVGGVSSAETEMCPPTDVAESLLKPQYWSEQIPTITESLCIEKDHSSQCWQEQQNAADLPPSAPSERSSNRTNGELRTEGNRNVISVEAQPSLDGTCEESSITQEEKTRIHVIPLPQTTSARTSIKQESNDIQQVAPECGTFEARTAKASFEDQVQVLKGKQAMSSVGLHVCDYSGSKNKMHFEDVKNLPVLATDFDSLPPLTVRESLQHPVVETSYIFQDFLNNNKAEISTSVADRKDEPPSQRPPGGEPGIKDLRINLDDNSNLKTNTLDSKSMDETHSELLQCTSNKNQNDEEYLALTQNAICEPDHLKVQPLPDNVLNLLGAEEESDNLPVESELPLSLPAEGDVPVDLEKSESSQNLPFCPAPPAAGDDDACRHLENVFTEVSDLQLDLVTSAAAEIATITHTDAQPPTQLDGPTLSGRDPSDPLKATFEDNVYLQEDTAASDMAASRQLISASEQSASDHAFVLQPSGPMLNHLEVIADCNISTPEKTDAFKADGGVMEVPGTESGELSMMSVPQSDIGNRNDTAETDILINKCMINDIMVESVSPGMAKTEAHGVISQPPPESDFTKVVCEPPTKDDLNKSSRSPRSDLPGDECGQDTVKEKSAAEDETYGGKRWVEGSTDNRQETDNNGLEMGKTPQQTNGQDNEAFEEVSGQNTESLLDDTKKEGKTYDNASDSPVKTSSFSDSHPEAPENSAEGQTGRESAYDKCFCQNLTETLQCSSERDPLQSDAVPAQAQSNCLAPQQALFPGINLVAEKSDSFVGNSGLFGSQTEAMIDAAKRDDGTEASQVCFSHLASISNDDGLDSERSAIADVSRKLDSYHVGDGKLRLDENKLPSLSVGGTADLLPGTELLSELGGKGQEETNPPAVCHEAPETSTSTDISVVPASQEYESFPVCTSEVSAVSDDIYTETLKSGNEAKGGHTCTLPESVWQRETVDEKDPTAAKSNSSDTEECEIPHTVGESLDLQSLIVTPSTQNDVGAAAPAKCSTEENTAGAKHSAVSEKRAIKKEGMETKAIEDLQEDSGPGAIKVSDFSVYGSSPTTEATGCNTEEGVGALKAVEHHDSLEFKRTDVISVSSVISSKCSTDSSRPVALPTQSETICDQTVFSKSEDTVVVDPVVAPPEDGSLPKVPSCDATAEQKTVNTETQDVSETIAAELRAQGQSTVWIEALKEAAACCQSKHQNTMVISSPLPSLESPQLDFHTPTEEVQEEIPPQPEVVEPSALPESLKSTELPEPTQPSQSTKGELQTESDESKLTDQIQKEDLPPRERSDVPPQTIASSQVVEDASEPEPANSTPEFLDAHKDEKPEPPGTREPEPLITEAPEGEVAEATGEQSLKFGTEAFPEPSEVLPDSRSSDSDGAFETPEATTPVKTASPTEPRNQDLPSEKVSDVLAHDTVCDLTSDDLPLNASPIVFDEDKPIAASGTYNIELLATEGTGHTLTRSLSLQGGELDNTGLLDGSTAEDFRPHSESFSVGTESTPGTLLRPKKVRPSSLKKKPLLRQHSNPESPRAASSGSTPEIKKQTKAQIATPQDEVEASATLSPGGTLRKTRKSRVETPPPVPEEKSINQETPVITALPLCQEEIPPPESPPGKRESPIPPTSSYKWDPDNFENIDPFKTGGSKIANSPILSRKDPVCAPITPPPVNPCVSEAELCVAAPSESGSNPEEQPIIPKNQSVRLEFDYAEENSETSHQASSEPKKVGKKPGGKMPLRKPKLGLKKAPAAQTEQLDNNPPVVHNGNEEAIPVPTASYNFEPDKWEDPNYNPFVSKKCISNSPKLPRPSYCFDPNNFDDSLDPFRSSNMINNSPPKASASFEISSNDYENDNDNDNIGELEDQNQNKPAKKKKTPIKSNTFRVKRSPKKTPLSSPSQDAESPDEPQSHLQDDHATDEEKLASSTSHKWASLHDADLDSVQHDFPEPCDLTSFVNENSLSPPAPVQDYEIEYMEKIGSSSAPLSVNKPSLYLKLDSVSDNFSKNRGPHGSEPSSPCTGSFEEMEAQITAGMKTPVLSSRAGPEGSAGDKGRKRESEALNTERNEQGPLEAHVPEQALPDSLSECDDPLQYLEPDLAETNPTAFAQKLQEELVLAALRIEALQVAKSISQCPSLSTVTPQRRDVVSSMENAVSKSCLYSRPTDYIEGESPHLPKDLDHSLGIAREEVVSKEKEVLEWKRKYEDSRQEVMEMRRIVAEYEKTIAQMIGMPEDDQKEKSLSHHTIQQLIMEKDQALADLNSVEKSLADLFRRYEKMKDVLEGFRKNEDVLKKCAQEYLSRVRKEEQRYQALKIHAEEKLDKANADIAHVRVKAKQEQVAYQASLRKEQMKVDSLERTLEQKNREIEELTKICDELIAKMGKS from the exons ATGCAGTTCTGCAGGAGGGTTCTCTGCCAGCCCTGTAGCGCCCGAGTCACTTCaccagaggaggacatggaatACAAGATGGGGAGCTGCATGGGAATCTCGCACCGGCAG GCTGAAGTTCCAGCTGAGAGCTTAACCTGCAGGACCGACTCGCCATCCAGCCAGAAGAATCTACCTCTGCCACCGGTTCTCTCAGACATCCCAGTGCTCActggagtggaggagaacatAGAGGCTGGAGAACAGGACGACACGGAGGAGCTTGAGTTTCCTCATGACCTGCTGCCCAGTCTAGACTTCAGCAGTGAGCTCAACATCTGGGAGTCCTCACTGGG CAGAGCTGAGATTagttcagaggaggagaagcatgAGCAGGTCAACCCCTTGCTGGCAGGCCTGCAGCATCACATGGAAGTGTGTCAGCCACTGGTGGTTCTAGATACCAG GCCCTACGACTGCAACCCAGTTCACACAGACACCGAGCCATCACCCTGGCCTAATATCGCATCACCTCATCCTGTCACCCAACCCCTGAGTCTTCCCCCATCTAAAGAACTTGACAGGGAACTCCAAGAGGCCTTCCAGGAATGCGAAGAGCAAATGGCGTCACTGGGCATACTTGGTGTGACGGAGACCCTAGCGACCACACCCGAGGATGTTGAAGGTTTATGGGGAAAAACTGGAGAAGATCCTGTTAATAGGACTGAGTCATCTTCACTAGCACGAGGTGAAGTCCAACCAGCTCAGAGCAGCGAGGGCCATGGCAACGCGGGTACACATGGAAGGAGTTATCCAGCCAATAGTCAGAAGGATACAGATGGGTTTAGTTTCAGGAATTACATTCTGGGCATCAGTAGTAAAGTTAAGGTATCAGAGACTGAGAGTGAAATAAAGACTACGCAGAGCGCGGACGACTGTTTAACAGAGATTAAACAAGAAAGGAAAACTGAATTTGATACGCAGGTGAAAATGCCTCATCTTTCAGAATTGGAAAGAAAACATTTATGGAATGAAACCCAAACAGAAACTGTAGCTCTAAATGAGAAGGACCGTCATGGTGATTATAATGTGGCTATTAAGGAAAATACTACGCCGGTGTGTACGAAAGAGACTTTGTTAGGAATCGTAGAGGCTACAGAATCAAAGAAAGACGGCCTTGATGAGACGAGGAGTGCTGTAAAGGATGGTGATTCAGTTCTTGCAACACAGGAGGGCAGTAATCTTCAAATAAAGGAAACTGGTACGTTATCGCAGATGCATTCAGAGGAGCAGACGGAGGTAAATACGTGCTCTGAATTAGAAAAAAAgccaaagaagggaaaaaagaaatcaaggaaaaagaaaaagacagtgCGAGCAAAAGAGGATCTTCGGCCTGTGTCCCCTCCAAGTGTAATAACTCACTCAGCTTCAGTGACAAATGTGCAATTGTTGACACAGAAAGTTCTTCCAAACGTGACTTGTGCACAACAGCCTGATAATGTTGTTAACTACAGGCAACAGCTGAGTCCTGGGGAAAAGCCCAGCCCCAGCCCCCCACTGTCCTCCCCTTCTAGTGGGGCAGATCATCTTACTTACTTGACTCATTCACCTGCATCCAGGCAGGCTCCATTACAGGGGCCTCCTCAGTCAGACGACCACAACCATACATCATGTTCTGTGAACCATTGCACAGAAGAAAACACGCAGGATGACAGAAATGGAAATGCAGGCGTCATTAACAGCCAAAATATACCGCCGACATGTCTCCAGACTACAGCTGTTTGCCCATCTGCCTCTTCTGATCAGGGCTCGGATGCAGAAATGCAAGATGCTGTTGTTACCAACCGTGCAGTGAGGCCTCCACAGAAGGATCACAGGCCACCTCTCGACAGCCAGGCTTGTGTGGGAGAGGATGGTGTAAAGAGTGCCCTTGAAGAGGCTGTAGTAGCGGTTGCTGCGTTACCGCTGACGACACCCACGATGCGAGTATTGATAGAAAGCAAGGGAGAAAGTGTGAGGCGTGATTCGCTGAAGGGAGTAGCTACTGTAGCATTTACAGAGGGTGagaaagcaggaggagaggaatcTTTAAAAGGGAAAGATAATTGCGTCAGCGACGGGGTAGGTACAGAGAAAGGGAGGCTTCTGGACGGTCCTCAGCTCTCAATAATCCCCTCACAGGAAACATGCTCACTTGCTTTTTCTGCTACCGGACAGCACACACCTAaagaaagctgcagcagcaaaatgCCACACAATGTGGTCGAGGCGGAAACGAAGGGACAGAGAAATATCTGCAACACAGACATAGAGATATCATCACCGGAGGGACAGGCGGGAGGAAAGGAGGCGCTCTTTTTAGAAGCAGTTAGCAGTACAACTCCCTGTGGGCTACTTACTGGTCCTGATTGTCTGGATCACTCCGTTGTTAgtttggaggcagcagaggagggaggagagggagacatGAAACACAAAGGAGGGCTGGCAAGTGAGCACATTATATTCAGCCAGCCAGAGGGCTCTGTTGGTGGGGTGTCATCAGCCGAGACGGAAATGTGTCCACCCACCGATGTTGCCGAGTCACTGCTGAAGCCACAGTACTGGAGTGAACAGATTCCTACCATCACTGAGAGCCTCTGCATTGAAAAGGACCATTCCTCCCAGTGCTGGCAGGAACAGCAGAACGCAGCAGATTTACCTCCATCCGCTCCCTCTGAACGGAGCTCAAACCGTACAAATGGAGAGTTGAGGACTGAGGGCAACCGGAATGTGATTTCTGTGGAAGCACAACCATCTTTGGACGGCACTTGCGAGGAGTCATCTATCACGCAGGAAGAGAAAACCCGTATCCACGTCATCCCACTGCCTCAGACTACTTCAGCACGAACGTCAATCAAGCAGGAATCAAACGACATTCAACAGGTTGCACCTGAGTGTGGCACATTTGAAGCCAGGACGGCCAAAGCTTCATTTGAGGACCAGGTTCAGGTCCTTAAAGGTAAACAGGCGATGTCGTCCGTCggactgcatgtgtgtgattaCAGCGGAAGCAAGAACAAAATGCACTTTGAGGATGTGAAGAACTTGCCAGTGTTGGCCACAGACTTTGACTCTTTGCCTCCACTGACTGTGCGTGAGAGTTTGCAACATCCTGTTGTTGAGACAAGTTATATCTTCCAGGACTTTCTCAACAACAATAAGGCAGAAATCTCCACAAGTGTAGCTGATAGAAAGGATGAGCCACCATCACAGAGACCACCAGGAGGAGAACCGGGGATTAAAGATCTCCGCATAAACTTGGATGATAACTCAAACTTGAAGACAAACACTCTGGATTCAAAGTCTATGGATGAGACCCACTCAGAGCTGCTTCAGTGCACGAGCAATAAGAATCAAAATGATGAGGAATATTTAGCCTTGACACAAAATGCGATCTGTGAGCCTGATCATCTAAAGGTCCAACCACTGCCAGACAATGTGCTTAATCTCttgggggcagaggaggagtcGGATAACTTACCTGTTGAATCTGAGCTGCCTCTGAGTTTACCTGCTGAAGGTGATGTACCTGTTGATTTGGAAAAGAGTGAAAGTAGCCAGAACCTGCCCTTTTGTCCTGcacctccagctgctggtgACGATGATGCCTGCAGACATTTAGAAAATGTCTTCACTGAGGTGTCTGATTTGCAGCTTGATCTTGTCACCAGTGCAGCAGCTGAAATTGCAACTATCACCCACACAGACGCGCAGCCTCCCACCCAACTGGATGGACCAACACTTAGTGGACGTGACCCCTCAGATCCCTTAAAGGCAACCTTTGAAGACAATGTTTATTTGCAAGAGGATACAGCAGCTTCCGACATGGCTGCTTCTCGGCAGTTAATTTCTGCTTCCGAGCAATCTGCTAGTGATCATGCATTTGTGCTGCAGCCTTCTGGCCCGATGCTGAATCACTTGGAGGTCATCGCTGACTGTAACATCTCGACTCCTGAGAAAACGGATGCATTTAAAGCTGACGGTGGTGTCATGGAAGTGCCTGGAACGGAGAGCGGAGAACTGTCAATGATGTCAGTACCACAAAGTGATATTGGGAATAGAAATGATACCGCGGAAACTGATATTCTAATTAATAAATGTATGATTAATGATATAATGGTAGAAAGTGTGTCTCCTGGTATGGCAAAGACTGAAGCCCATGGTGTTATTTCACagcctcctcctgaatctgacTTTACTAAAGTTGTATGTGAGCCACCCACAAAAGATGACCTAAATAAGAGTAGCCGCTCTCCCCGTTCGGACCTGCCTGGGGATGAATGTGGGCAAGACACTGTGAAGGAGAAGAGTGcagcagaagatgaaacatATGGAGGAAAGAGATGGGTTGAAGGTTCAACAGACAATCGACAGGAAACAGACAACAACGGGCTGGAGATGGGAAAGACACCACAACAGACTAACGGCCAGGATAACGAGGCTTTTGAGGAAGTGAGTGGGCAAAACACTGAATCACTGTTGGATGATAcgaagaaggaaggaaaaacataTGACAACGCATCAGACAGCCCAGTAAAGACCTCTTCATTTTCTGACAGCCACCCAGAAGCACCAGAGAACAGTGCTGAAGGACAGACTGGAAGGGAATCAGCTTATGACAAATGTTTCTGCCAAAATCTAACAGAGACACTTCAGTGCAGCTCTGAACGGGACCCGCTGCAGAGTGACGCAGTCCCTGCCCAGGCCCAGTCCAACTGTTTGGCTCCACAACAGGCATTATTTCCAGGAATAAACTTGGTAGCAGAGAAAAGTGACAGCTTTGTTGGGAATTCGGGTCTGTTTGGAAGCCAAACTGAAGCAATGATAGATGCTGCAAAAAGGGACGATGGTACTGAAGCGAGTCAGGTTTGCTTCTCTCACCTTGCCAGTATTTCCAATGATGATGGACTTGATTCTGAAAGAAGTGCAATAGCTGATGTAAGCAGAAAACTGGATTCTTATCATGTAGGCGATGGGAAACTGAGATTGGATGAGAATAAATTGCCCAGCTTATCGGTAGGAGGTacagcagatttattgccaggCACCGAGTTGCTCAGTGAACTTGGTGGTAAAGGCCAAGAAGAAACTAATCCACCAGCTGTCTGCCACGAAGCGCCGGAGACCTCAACGAGCACTGATATATCTGTTGTACCTGCATCACAGGAATATGAGAGTTTCCCAGTCTGTACCTCAGAGGTCAGCGCAGTTAGTGATGACATTTATACAGAAACTCTTAAAAGTGGAAACGAGGCAAAAGGGGGACACACGTGTACTCTCCCAGAGTCTGTCTGGCAACGAGAAACCGTGGATGAAAAAGACCCAACTGCTGCTAAAAGCAATAGCAGTGACACCGAAGAGTGTGAAATTCCGCACACAGTGGGTGAATCTCTGGACCTACAGAGCCTCATTGTAACCCCGTCAACACAAAATGAtgtgggagcagcagcacctgcaaaATGCTcgacagaggaaaacacagctgGTGCCAAACACAGTGCAGTAAGTGAGAAAAGAGCAATTAAGAAGGAAGGAATGGAAACAAAGGCTATTGAAGATCTTCAGGAGGACAGTGGCCCAGGGGCGATTAAAGTGTCAGACTTCAGTGTTTATGGCTCCTCCCCAACAACAGAGGCTACAGGCTGTAACACCGAGGAAGGTGTTGGTGCTTTAAAGGCCGTAGAACATCACGACAGCCTTGAATTTAAAAGAACTGATGTTATTTCAGTCTCTTCTGTGATCTCATCAAAGTGCTCCACAGATTCATCACGCCCTGTTGCACTTCCTACACAGTCGGAGACGATCTGCGATCAGACGGTATTTTCAAAGTCTGAGGACACAGTTGTGGTTGATCCGGTTGTTGCTCCTCCAGAGGACGGATCACTTCCCAAAGTTCCATCCTGCGACGCCACTGCTGAACAAAAAACTGTGAATACCGAGACGCAAGATGTGTCGGAGACTATAGCCGCTGAATTAAGAGCCCAGGGCCAAAGTACAGTGTGGATAGAAGCTCTCAAAGAAGCTGCAGCATGTTGTCAGAGTAAACATCAGAACACGATGGTCATCTCAAG TCCACTTCCATCTCTGGAGTCTCCACAATTGGATTTTCACACACCGACCGAGGAAGTACAGGAGGAGATCCCACCACAGCCAGAAGTAGTGGAGCCCTCGGCTCTACCTGAATCCTTAAAGTCAACAGAACTCCCAGAACCCACACAGCCAAGCCAGAGCACAAAAGGGGAGCTCCAAACTGAATCGGACGAGTCAAAGCTAACTGACCAGATCCAGAAAGAAGACCTACCCCCTCGGGAGCGTTCAGATGTCCCACCACAGACAATCGCCTCGTCTCAAGTCGTGGAAGATGCATCTGAGCCAGAACCTGCCAACAGCACACCAGAGTTCCTAGATGCACATAAAGACGAAAAACCAGAGCCGCCCGGTACCAGAGAACCGGAGCCGCTGATCACTGAAGCACCAGAGGGGGAAGTTGCCGAGGCCACAGGTGAACAGTCGCTTAAGTTTGGGACCGAAGCGTTTCCCGAGCCCAGCGAGGTGCTACCGGACAGTAG GAGCTCTGACTCTGATGGAGCATTTGAAACCCCAGAAGCTACAACTCCAGTGAAGACAGCTTCTCCTACTGAGCCCAGAAATCAAGATCTACCTTCTGAAAAAG TATCTGATGTCTTGGCCCACGATACTGTTTGTGATTTGACCTCGGACGATCTACCCTTGAATGCATCGCCCATTGTTTTTGATGAGGACAAGCCCATTGCAGCCAGTGGTACCTATAATATCGAACTTTTAGCTACAGAAGGGACAGGCCATACTCTGACCCGTTCCCTGAGCCTCCAGGGAGGTGAACTAGATAATACTGGGCTCTTAGATGGGTCAACAGCTGAAGACTTCCGTCCACATTCAGAGTCCTTCAGTGTAGGCACAGAAAGTACCCCCGGGACACTGCTCAGACCCAAGAAGGTTCGTCCTAGTTCCTTGAAGAAAAAGCCGCTGCTTAGACAACATTCCAACCCAGAGAGTCCGAGGGCAGCTTCGTCAGGCAGTACACCAGAGATAAAGAAGCAGACAAAGGCTCAAATTGCCACCCCTCAGGACGAAGTAGAGGCATCTGCAACCCTCAGTCCTGGAGGGACCCTTCGAAAGACCAGGAAGAGTCGCGTGGAGACCCCACCTCCTGTCCCTGAAGAGAAAAGTATCAATCAGGAGACCCCTGTCATTACAGCTTTACCCCTGTGCCAGGAGGAAATCCCTCCCCCCGAGAGCCCCCCAGGCAAGCGAGAATCTCCCATTCCACCTACAAGCTCCTACAAATGGGATCCAGACAATTTTGAAAATATAGATCCCTTTAAGACTGGGGGCAGTAAAATTGCCAACTCTCCTATACTGAGTCGTAAAGACCCTGTGTGTGCACCCATAACCCCCCCTCCAGTGAATCCCTGTGTCTCTGAAGCAGAGCTTTGTGTTGCAGCTCCTTCTGAAAGTGGTAGTAACCCCGAGGAGCAACCCATCATCCCTAAAAACCAGTCGGTAAGGCTGGAGTTTGACTACGCTGAGGAGAACAGTGAGACCTCACACCAGGCATCTTCAGAGCCCAAGAAAGTGGGCAAGAAGCCTGGTGGAAAGATGCCCCTGCGGAAACCGAAGCTGGGGCTGAAGAAGGCCCCTGCAGCACAGACGGAGCAACTGGACAACAATCCTCCAGTGGTCCACAATGGCAACGAGGAGGCTATCCCGGTTCCTACAGCCTCCTACAACTTTGAACCTGACAAATGGGAGGACCCCAACTACAATCCTTTTGTTTCTAAGAAATGCATCTCCAACTCCCCCAAACTGCCCAGGCCATCATATTGCTTTGATCCAAACAACTTTGATGATTCCTTAGATCCCTTTAGATCATCAAACATGATAAACAACTCTCCTCCCAAGGCCTCGGCCTCATTTGAAATCTCGTCCAATGACTATGAAAATGACAATGACAATGACAACATTGGTGAACTTGAGGACCAGAATCAGAATAAACctgcaaagaagaagaaaactccTATTAAATC tAATACTTTCAGAGTGAAGAGATCGCCAAAGAAAACTCCCTTGTCCAGTCcatcacag GATGCCGAGTCCCCGGACGAGCCCCAGTCCCACCTGCAGGATGACCACGCCACAGACGAAGAGAAGctggcctcctccaccagtCATAAGTGGGCCTCCCTGCATGACGCAGATTTGGACTCTGTGCAACACGATTTCCCTGAGCCCTGTGACCTCACATCTTTTGTTAATGAGAACagtctttctcctccagctccag TACAAGATTATGAAATTGAGTACATGGAGAAGATTGGATCCTCTTCAGCT CCACTCTCTGTCAACAAGCCATCCTTGTACCTAAAGTTGGACTCTGTATCTGACAACTTCAGCAAGAATAGGGGCCCCCATGGATCTGAGCCCAGCTCTCCCTGCACAGG AAGTTTTGAGGAAATGGAAGCGCAGATAACAGCAGGTATGAAGACTCCTGTGCTAAGCTCCCGGGCGGGTCCAGAGGGTTCAGCTGGAGATAAgggcaggaagagagaaagtGAGGCTCTGAACACAGAAAGGAATGAGCAG GGCCCATTGGAGGCCCATGTCCCAGAACAGGCCTTGCCAGATAGCCTGTCTGAGTGTGATGATCCCCTGCAGTACCTGGAGCCTGACCTGGCTGAGACCAACCCCACTGCATTTGCTCAGAAActccag gaggagctggtgcTCGCTGCCCTGAGGATAGAAGCTCTGCAGGTAGCCAAAAGCATCTCTCAAtgcccctccctctctactGTAACCCCCCAG CGCAGGGACGTGGTATCTTCCATGGAGAACGCCGTGTCCAAGAGCTGCCTGTACTCCCGGCCCACGGACTACATCGAAGGGGAGAGTCCCCACTTGCCCAAAGATCTGGACCACTCACTGGGCATAGCGCGAGAAGAG GTTGTGTCCAAGGAAAAAGAAGTGCTGGAGTGGAAGAGGAAGTATGAGGACAGCCgacaggaggtgatggagatgaG GAGGATTGTAGCTGAATATGAGAAGACGATTGCCCAGATGATAG GCATGCCAG aGGATGACCAGAAAGAGAAGTCTCTTTCGCACCACACCATCCAGCAGCTGATCATGGAGAAGGACCAGGCCCTGGCTGACCTGAACTCTGTAGAAAAGTCTCTGGCCGACCTCTTTCGGCGTTACGAGAAGATGAAGGATGTTCTGGAGGGCTTCCGGAAG AATGAAGATGTTCTGAAGAAATGTGCCCAGGAGTATCTGTCCAGGGTCCGGAAGGAGGAGCAACGTTATCAAGCCCTGAAGATACATGCGGAGGAGAAACTCGATAA AGCCAATGCAGACATCGCCCATGTACGGGTGAAGGCCAAACAGGAACAGGTGGCCTATCAGGCCAGTTTGA